The following proteins are encoded in a genomic region of Vibrio spartinae:
- a CDS encoding oligogalacturonate-specific porin KdgM family protein encodes MNNKLIISALLLGLTASAAHATSLNVRHEFIPEQGEKAARHRDRLSISHRFDNGIGISEEVKWGYEKDSVNFGEMKSAGHETKIGYNYTINEDFKLQPAYALDSSSSAIVHKFELKGVYKISDNWNASLRYRYGMKVPSNDSPNSHYSQVNFVTAYKMEQYKVGVDFEGKFEQSASSGYDGDNNYLNLVNLFAEYQGWDNGWRPFVEFGLTSQNTNKSTAGKDQYVPRYRVGLKYNF; translated from the coding sequence ATGAACAACAAGCTAATTATCTCTGCTCTACTTCTTGGTTTAACTGCAAGCGCAGCACATGCGACTTCACTGAATGTCCGACATGAGTTCATTCCTGAACAGGGAGAAAAAGCAGCACGTCATCGCGATCGATTATCGATTTCACATCGATTCGATAATGGCATTGGCATCAGCGAAGAAGTGAAATGGGGCTACGAAAAAGACAGCGTCAATTTCGGCGAGATGAAGAGTGCCGGTCACGAAACGAAAATCGGTTACAACTACACCATCAATGAAGATTTTAAACTTCAACCTGCCTATGCGCTCGACTCATCTTCCAGTGCCATCGTGCATAAATTTGAGTTGAAAGGGGTCTATAAAATCAGTGACAACTGGAATGCATCCCTTCGCTATCGCTACGGGATGAAAGTACCGTCCAACGACTCACCGAACTCACATTACAGTCAGGTCAACTTTGTCACCGCATATAAAATGGAACAATACAAAGTGGGCGTTGACTTCGAAGGCAAGTTCGAGCAATCCGCTTCCAGCGGCTACGACGGAGATAACAATTACCTGAATCTGGTTAACTTGTTCGCTGAATATCAGGGGTGGGACAACGGCTGGCGTCCGTTCGTCGAATTTGGGCTGACATCTCAAAACACGAACAAAAGTACGGCAGGCAAAGACCAATACGTCCCACGCTACCGGGTTGGTTTGAAATACAACTTCTAA
- a CDS encoding sodium:solute symporter family protein, translated as MQYDYLVIAGYFILMIAISLLFKKMASASTSDYFRGGGKMLWWMVGATAFMTQFSAWTFTGAAGKAFNDGFAVLAVFIGNMVAYVFAHFYFARRFRQMRVDTPTEGIKRRFGNGNEQFFTWVIIPLSVINAGVWLNGLGVFASAVFNADIITTIYITGAAVLIISLLSGAWGVVASDFIQTLIVAVISVACAIVALYFVGGPGEIIRKFPGGFVSGPDMNYPLLLVCTFIFFVVKQLQSINNMQESYRFLNAKDSRNASKAALMALIMMMVGAVIWFIPPWASAILYPDAAKAYPELGAKARDAVYLVFARETMPVGTVGLLMAGLFAATMSSMDSALNRNSGIFVRSFYANIVRHGKANDKELLRVGQLACLVNGILVILMAQFFNSLKSLSLFDLMMQVATLLQSPILVPLFLGILIRKTPKWAPWATVVVGMFVSLLVVKVFTPQFVSGWFGIETLTGRETSEMRTMITIAAHLFFTAGFFCLTTLFYQEASDTNKVETDKFFADVERECVVTDKDQDQFDRMQRAKLGTLVTYMACGLTLMVLIPNPLWGRLMFLACAGVIFIVGFALKKSARVEQLQGKAVPVR; from the coding sequence ATGCAATATGATTATCTTGTGATTGCAGGTTACTTCATACTGATGATCGCGATCAGTCTACTGTTTAAAAAGATGGCGAGCGCCAGTACCAGTGATTACTTCAGAGGTGGTGGTAAAATGCTCTGGTGGATGGTGGGTGCAACCGCATTTATGACCCAGTTTTCTGCTTGGACGTTTACCGGCGCTGCCGGAAAAGCATTTAACGATGGGTTCGCAGTTCTTGCCGTTTTCATCGGCAATATGGTGGCTTATGTTTTTGCACACTTCTATTTTGCCCGCCGTTTCCGCCAAATGCGTGTTGATACACCAACCGAAGGCATCAAACGCCGTTTCGGTAATGGGAACGAGCAATTTTTTACGTGGGTGATTATTCCACTGAGTGTCATCAATGCCGGGGTGTGGTTGAATGGACTTGGCGTTTTCGCCTCAGCAGTCTTTAATGCCGATATTATTACCACGATTTATATCACTGGTGCCGCGGTTTTAATTATTTCGCTACTCAGTGGTGCTTGGGGAGTGGTTGCATCGGACTTTATCCAGACACTCATCGTGGCCGTTATTTCTGTAGCCTGTGCTATCGTCGCACTTTACTTTGTCGGTGGCCCGGGTGAAATAATCCGTAAATTCCCCGGCGGGTTTGTTTCTGGCCCGGATATGAATTACCCACTGTTGTTGGTTTGTACATTTATCTTCTTTGTGGTCAAACAGTTACAAAGTATCAACAACATGCAGGAGTCATATCGTTTCCTCAATGCCAAAGATTCACGTAATGCGAGTAAAGCAGCATTAATGGCGTTAATCATGATGATGGTCGGTGCGGTGATTTGGTTTATTCCACCTTGGGCATCAGCCATTCTTTACCCCGATGCAGCAAAAGCCTATCCAGAGCTCGGCGCTAAAGCCAGAGATGCGGTGTATCTGGTTTTTGCCAGAGAAACCATGCCGGTAGGCACCGTCGGACTCCTTATGGCGGGTCTGTTTGCAGCCACCATGTCATCGATGGATTCTGCGCTGAACCGAAATTCAGGGATCTTTGTGCGTAGCTTCTACGCCAATATTGTCCGTCATGGTAAAGCGAATGACAAAGAACTACTGCGCGTCGGCCAATTGGCTTGTCTGGTGAATGGTATTCTGGTCATTTTGATGGCTCAGTTCTTTAATTCACTGAAAAGCTTAAGTCTGTTTGACTTGATGATGCAGGTTGCAACGTTACTGCAATCCCCGATACTGGTGCCATTATTCCTTGGAATCTTAATCCGTAAAACACCGAAATGGGCACCTTGGGCAACGGTTGTGGTCGGCATGTTTGTATCTTTACTGGTTGTGAAGGTATTCACCCCACAATTCGTCTCCGGCTGGTTCGGTATTGAAACGCTGACCGGAAGAGAAACCAGTGAAATGCGGACGATGATTACTATCGCTGCGCACTTATTCTTCACTGCTGGGTTCTTCTGCCTGACAACGCTATTTTACCAAGAAGCCAGCGACACCAATAAAGTCGAAACAGACAAGTTTTTTGCTGATGTCGAAAGAGAATGTGTCGTGACCGATAAAGATCAGGATCAATTTGACCGGATGCAGCGTGCCAAACTCGGAACATTGGTCACCTATATGGCTTGTGGTCTAACGCTGATGGTTCTCATCCCGAATCCACTGTGGGGACGACTGATGTTTCTTGCCTGTGCCGGGGTCATCTTTATCGTCGGGTTCGCTTTGAAAAAAAGTGCCAGAGTGGAACAACTTCAGGGAAAAGCAGTTCCCGTTCGTTAA
- a CDS encoding right-handed parallel beta-helix repeat-containing protein has translation MKQYRTTLLMTSILSLSACSQYSALPAPQDLTWQAITFGQSTDLNFASTILPEKVGLNAVTLNGQSVQPGHLLNRFTIESRGGKLANSHEGMTYYYTKLPANANFTLSATVTLNQLGPETGSTPNRQEGAGIMVRDILGSPRLEPQPPGAEEFPSASNMVMHVLRANKKKNNGLINVNATYREGVYQPWGTKGNHIVRNEFVKGVPYGNNIAYQMSLSRTDAGYTATYHYGDINESHHIKGARTNIIAMQDPKYQYVGFFASRNAKVTISNAQLTVQPGTLTNAPAYHPQSAPLVLQPASPKQSATADYRFQARASDTGEFTLYQDGKLLVKHQKVPAGQLFSVATYLATPKTLFSLRFTPATGVDRSPEQYQQTVTKVALNDPMHLLVNPNGDHGRLTLSDAIRLLPSGGTITLEDGEYGALSIPLTASGQANQVKTLKAGGDHVRFTGDITHQANYWHVSHLEVAGARYIVYGSHNTFDRIITHDASDTGFQITSPAKSPRAFWASHNLVRDSQSYNNMDPSQINADGFAAKMRIGNGNTFIRCISHHNIDDGWDLFNKVEDGPNGVVTIIDSISYKNGQTLQVKARGGSRGNGFKLGGEGLPVPHIIKHNLAYQNNMDGFTDNFNPGRLSLENNVAIDNKRFNFLIRKSPYTDTQKQGTFIGNRSYRFYSTSPYDDVVHADTRQNNTLIVDGQPTDDNGEHPTNAMLSKLKQAAKISSQEPIPGQMAVHNIRTWLYQHP, from the coding sequence ATGAAACAGTACAGAACGACATTACTCATGACGTCGATTTTGTCTTTATCTGCCTGCTCACAATATAGCGCCCTACCCGCGCCTCAGGATTTAACTTGGCAGGCGATCACCTTCGGTCAGTCAACCGATCTGAATTTTGCATCAACAATTTTACCGGAAAAAGTCGGACTCAATGCTGTCACTCTGAATGGCCAATCCGTACAACCAGGTCATCTGCTCAATAGATTTACCATTGAAAGTCGTGGGGGCAAACTGGCGAATTCACATGAAGGTATGACGTACTACTACACCAAGCTCCCAGCCAATGCGAACTTCACCTTATCAGCAACCGTCACACTCAACCAACTCGGTCCGGAAACAGGCTCAACCCCGAACCGTCAGGAAGGGGCCGGTATCATGGTCCGTGATATTCTGGGCTCTCCGCGTTTAGAACCTCAGCCTCCCGGCGCAGAAGAATTCCCCTCGGCATCGAATATGGTGATGCATGTACTGCGCGCCAACAAAAAGAAAAATAATGGGCTGATCAATGTCAATGCCACTTACCGGGAAGGGGTTTACCAACCTTGGGGAACCAAAGGAAACCACATCGTCCGCAATGAATTTGTCAAAGGCGTTCCCTACGGAAACAACATTGCCTACCAGATGTCACTCAGCCGGACCGATGCCGGCTATACTGCGACCTATCATTATGGTGACATCAACGAAAGTCATCACATCAAAGGCGCGAGAACCAATATCATCGCCATGCAGGATCCAAAATATCAATATGTTGGTTTTTTTGCTTCACGTAATGCCAAAGTCACCATCAGCAATGCTCAGCTGACTGTTCAGCCGGGTACGCTGACCAATGCACCAGCCTATCACCCTCAATCGGCACCGCTGGTGCTGCAACCGGCATCTCCCAAGCAATCAGCCACAGCAGATTATCGGTTTCAGGCACGGGCTAGTGACACGGGTGAATTTACCCTCTACCAAGACGGCAAATTACTGGTTAAGCATCAAAAAGTGCCAGCGGGCCAACTGTTCAGTGTTGCAACATATTTAGCAACACCAAAAACGCTATTTTCGCTCCGCTTTACCCCCGCAACCGGTGTTGATCGTTCTCCTGAACAGTATCAGCAAACCGTCACTAAAGTGGCACTCAACGATCCAATGCATCTCCTCGTCAATCCCAATGGCGATCATGGCCGCCTCACCCTCAGCGATGCGATTCGACTACTCCCTTCGGGTGGCACGATCACACTCGAAGATGGCGAATATGGGGCACTGAGCATTCCACTGACAGCAAGTGGGCAAGCCAACCAGGTCAAAACCCTGAAAGCCGGGGGGGATCATGTTCGTTTTACGGGGGACATTACCCATCAGGCAAACTACTGGCATGTGTCTCACCTTGAAGTTGCTGGTGCGCGCTATATTGTTTATGGCAGTCACAATACATTTGATCGCATTATCACCCATGACGCGTCAGATACCGGTTTTCAAATTACCTCACCGGCAAAATCTCCCCGGGCATTTTGGGCGAGTCATAACCTTGTGCGGGACAGTCAAAGCTATAACAACATGGATCCATCCCAGATCAATGCCGACGGTTTCGCGGCGAAAATGCGCATCGGTAATGGCAATACCTTCATCCGCTGCATCTCTCACCACAATATCGATGATGGCTGGGATCTGTTCAATAAAGTGGAAGATGGCCCCAATGGTGTCGTAACCATCATCGATTCGATCTCTTATAAAAATGGTCAAACCCTACAGGTGAAAGCCAGAGGCGGGAGCCGAGGCAACGGATTTAAACTGGGCGGAGAAGGACTGCCGGTGCCGCATATCATTAAGCATAATCTTGCTTATCAAAACAATATGGACGGCTTTACCGATAATTTTAATCCGGGTCGTTTATCCCTTGAAAACAATGTTGCTATAGATAATAAGCGTTTCAATTTCCTGATCAGGAAAAGTCCTTATACCGACACTCAAAAACAAGGAACCTTCATTGGCAATCGTTCTTATCGGTTCTATTCTACGAGTCCATACGATGATGTCGTTCATGCGGATACACGTCAGAACAATACGTTAATTGTCGATGGTCAACCAACCGATGATAACGGAGAGCATCCTACGAACGCGATGCTATCTAAATTGAAACAGGCTGCCAAAATTTCCTCTCAAGAACCAATCCCCGGTCAAATGGCCGTTCACAACATCCGGACATGGCTGTATCAACACCCCTGA
- a CDS encoding carbohydrate ABC transporter permease has protein sequence MYESRKLGLAYLSPYIIGLLVFTAFPFVSSFLMSFTDYDLMTSPEYVGIENYRYMLTEDDLFWKSMSVTFLYVFLTIPVKLAFALFIAFILNFKLRGIRFFRTAYYIPSILGSSIAIAVLWRALFAIDGVLNGMLALVGIDAVNWLGEPSFALFSITLLRAWQFGSAMVIFLAALQNVPQSQYEAALIDGASKWQMFIKVTVPLITPVIFFNFIMQTTQAFQEFTAPYVITGGGPMKSTYLISLYIYETAFKFFDMGYGSALAWALFIVVAIFTSITFRSSKYWVFYSGDKGGK, from the coding sequence ATGTATGAAAGTCGTAAGCTGGGACTTGCTTACTTGTCGCCTTATATTATCGGGCTATTGGTTTTTACTGCATTTCCCTTCGTATCGTCATTTCTGATGAGTTTTACCGACTACGATCTGATGACATCGCCAGAGTACGTCGGTATTGAAAACTATCGGTATATGCTGACGGAAGATGACCTATTCTGGAAATCAATGAGTGTCACATTCTTGTATGTGTTCCTGACCATTCCAGTGAAGTTGGCATTTGCCTTATTCATTGCGTTTATCTTGAATTTTAAATTACGAGGGATTCGCTTTTTCAGAACGGCATATTATATCCCTTCAATCCTTGGGAGTAGTATTGCCATCGCGGTTTTATGGCGGGCATTGTTTGCCATCGACGGGGTATTAAACGGTATGTTAGCCCTCGTTGGTATCGATGCAGTGAACTGGCTTGGTGAACCATCTTTTGCGCTATTTTCGATCACACTGCTGCGAGCTTGGCAGTTTGGGTCGGCCATGGTGATTTTTTTGGCTGCTTTGCAGAATGTGCCTCAATCTCAGTATGAGGCGGCATTGATTGATGGTGCCAGCAAATGGCAGATGTTTATCAAAGTCACGGTGCCTCTCATTACGCCAGTCATTTTCTTCAACTTTATTATGCAAACCACACAGGCTTTTCAGGAGTTTACCGCACCTTATGTGATTACCGGCGGCGGGCCGATGAAGTCAACCTATCTGATTTCGCTCTATATCTACGAAACTGCGTTTAAGTTTTTTGATATGGGGTACGGAAGTGCACTGGCATGGGCGCTGTTTATTGTCGTGGCAATATTTACATCAATCACATTCCGTTCTTCGAAGTACTGGGTGTTTTATTCAGGTGATAAGGGAGGTAAATAA
- a CDS encoding ABC transporter substrate-binding protein, which yields MNNKVLTTLISAVIATTSVAVQAQTELRMSWWGGNSRHQATLQALGKFQEKYPDIKVKGEYTGWDGHLSRLTTQIAGNTEPDVMQTNWNWMPIFSRDGKGFYDMNAQAETLHLFNFPGALGLTTIDGKLDGLPVSMTSRVFFYNRNMWMKAGVGYPHSWDELMKVGLAFKEKLGKDYYPLVIEARDVFAMNRSYFIQKYGKDIINHDTNLINFNQEEMAQFFQLYVDQVKNHLFPSTKEFASYGKGNMYEMRPWIDGRFGGLYMWDTAIGKYAANLAPPMMLELGPYPMLDGATDSGLLARPSMMFSIGRNTKHPKEAALLVDFLLNDPAGVKAMGLARGMPISLTGFKTLREDGQIDDKSLSYQGYRLAQQLPKHIIPTPYTDNAQLLELFEESMQQLDYGQTDVEGAAKNFLRRGNRVLKRIAD from the coding sequence ATGAATAACAAGGTACTGACTACACTGATTTCTGCTGTGATTGCAACCACCTCTGTGGCTGTACAAGCCCAAACTGAACTGCGGATGTCGTGGTGGGGAGGCAATAGCCGTCACCAAGCGACTTTGCAAGCGTTGGGAAAATTTCAGGAAAAATATCCTGATATTAAAGTAAAAGGCGAATATACCGGTTGGGACGGACATTTGTCTCGTCTGACCACCCAAATTGCCGGTAATACTGAACCGGATGTGATGCAGACCAACTGGAACTGGATGCCGATTTTTTCCCGCGATGGTAAGGGTTTTTATGACATGAATGCCCAAGCTGAAACGCTGCATTTGTTTAATTTTCCCGGTGCGCTCGGACTGACAACCATTGACGGGAAATTGGATGGGCTACCGGTCAGTATGACTTCCCGCGTGTTCTTTTATAATCGCAATATGTGGATGAAAGCGGGTGTCGGTTATCCACATTCATGGGATGAACTGATGAAAGTCGGGCTGGCTTTCAAAGAAAAGCTCGGTAAGGATTACTATCCGTTGGTCATTGAAGCCCGTGATGTTTTTGCCATGAACCGCTCTTATTTTATTCAGAAATACGGCAAAGATATCATCAATCACGACACTAACTTGATCAACTTTAACCAAGAAGAAATGGCTCAGTTTTTCCAGCTTTACGTCGATCAGGTCAAAAATCATCTTTTCCCATCAACCAAAGAGTTTGCTTCTTACGGAAAAGGGAATATGTATGAGATGCGTCCGTGGATCGACGGTCGCTTTGGTGGTCTGTATATGTGGGACACCGCCATCGGTAAATATGCTGCGAACTTAGCACCACCGATGATGTTGGAACTCGGGCCTTATCCCATGCTTGATGGTGCGACAGACTCCGGATTGTTGGCCAGACCTTCGATGATGTTCTCTATCGGGCGGAACACCAAGCATCCGAAAGAAGCTGCGTTGCTGGTCGACTTTTTGCTCAATGATCCTGCGGGAGTGAAAGCTATGGGCTTGGCTCGTGGCATGCCGATCAGTCTGACAGGCTTTAAAACCTTACGGGAGGATGGTCAGATTGATGATAAAAGCTTGTCTTATCAGGGCTATCGTTTAGCTCAGCAATTACCGAAGCACATTATCCCGACCCCTTATACCGATAATGCACAATTGTTGGAGTTGTTTGAAGAG
- a CDS encoding ABC transporter ATP-binding protein: MAEVNFNKLEKVYSNGFKAVHGVDLTINDGEFMVIVGPSGCAKSTTLRMLAGLENVTSGEIVIGGQVVNNLAPKDRGIAMVFQNYALYPHMTVRENLGFGLKLQKLPKHEINQRVEEAANVLEIEELLDRLPRQLSGGQAQRVAVGRAIVKKPDVFLFDEPLSNLDAKLRASMRVRITDLHRHLKRENHPATAVYVTHDQTEAMTMGDRICVMKQGEIMQVDTPDELYNNPVNMFVAGFIGAPEMNMCDVSLSEQGDDMAVQLDNQILHLPSHKAATIRSHGYQHTVLGIRPDSITLALTEPGIGQQTIIGDVIRMENMGHEVYVHFLVGEYQFIARISIDDARDKLNMELRKGVTFVVDMNKAHIFDKETEKNISIQQ; encoded by the coding sequence ATGGCGGAAGTGAATTTTAACAAATTAGAGAAAGTCTATTCGAACGGTTTTAAAGCAGTCCATGGTGTTGATTTAACCATTAATGACGGTGAGTTTATGGTGATCGTCGGTCCTTCTGGTTGCGCCAAATCGACGACATTACGAATGCTTGCCGGTCTGGAAAATGTGACGAGCGGCGAAATCGTGATTGGTGGGCAAGTCGTCAACAACTTGGCCCCGAAAGATCGGGGCATTGCGATGGTTTTCCAGAATTATGCGTTGTATCCGCATATGACGGTACGGGAAAATCTTGGTTTTGGTCTGAAACTTCAAAAACTACCCAAGCATGAAATTAACCAGCGCGTCGAAGAAGCTGCCAATGTTCTTGAGATCGAGGAATTACTTGACCGTTTGCCAAGACAGTTGTCCGGTGGGCAGGCACAACGTGTTGCTGTCGGCCGGGCGATTGTCAAAAAACCCGATGTTTTTTTGTTTGATGAACCGCTATCAAACCTTGATGCCAAACTGCGTGCATCCATGCGGGTTCGAATCACCGACCTGCACCGTCATCTGAAGCGTGAAAATCACCCGGCAACAGCGGTTTATGTGACCCATGATCAAACGGAGGCAATGACGATGGGGGATCGCATCTGTGTGATGAAGCAGGGCGAGATCATGCAGGTTGATACACCGGATGAATTGTATAACAACCCCGTCAATATGTTCGTGGCCGGATTTATCGGTGCTCCGGAGATGAACATGTGTGATGTCTCGCTCTCTGAACAGGGAGATGACATGGCAGTCCAGCTCGATAATCAAATTTTACACCTCCCTTCACATAAGGCGGCCACAATCCGTAGTCATGGTTATCAACATACCGTGTTAGGCATCCGTCCGGATAGCATTACGCTTGCGCTGACGGAGCCGGGAATCGGTCAACAGACCATCATCGGGGATGTAATTCGTATGGAAAACATGGGGCATGAAGTGTATGTCCATTTTTTGGTCGGTGAGTATCAATTCATTGCCAGAATCTCGATCGATGATGCCCGGGATAAGCTCAATATGGAATTAAGGAAAGGGGTGACGTTTGTGGTGGATATGAACAAAGCCCACATCTTCGACAAGGAGACGGAAAAGAATATCTCTATACAACAATAA
- a CDS encoding carbohydrate ABC transporter permease: MASVIGVSAEQKKNNHSYVANDRTVRREKINAAIRYTILITVGVMMLYPLLWMFSAAMKPNHEIFSSMNLIPSEWSLDGFINGWKTGTEYTFGHYIFNTFAYVLPKVFVTVVSSTIVAYGFARFDIPWKNFWFATLIATVLLPQSVLLIPQYLMFREMGLLDTYLPLYLPFAFATQGFFVFMLIQFLRGVPTDMEEAAMIDGCNSFQVLWHVVVPVIRPAIISVALFQFMWSVNDFLSPLIYISSVEKYPIALALKMSIDVTEGARWNEILAMASIAIIPSILVFFMSQKYFVEGVTSSGIKG; encoded by the coding sequence ATGGCTTCAGTGATTGGTGTCTCTGCCGAACAGAAAAAAAATAATCATAGCTATGTGGCGAATGATCGTACGGTTCGTCGTGAAAAAATCAATGCAGCAATTCGTTATACGATTCTGATTACTGTCGGTGTCATGATGCTCTATCCGTTGCTGTGGATGTTTTCTGCCGCAATGAAACCAAACCATGAAATCTTTTCGTCGATGAATCTGATTCCGAGTGAATGGAGCCTCGATGGGTTCATCAATGGGTGGAAGACCGGCACGGAATATACGTTTGGTCACTATATTTTCAACACATTTGCTTACGTGTTACCGAAGGTTTTCGTGACGGTTGTGTCGTCAACCATTGTCGCGTATGGGTTTGCCCGGTTTGATATCCCATGGAAAAATTTTTGGTTTGCCACGCTCATCGCCACGGTCTTGTTACCGCAATCGGTTCTGCTGATTCCACAATATTTGATGTTTCGTGAAATGGGATTGCTCGACACTTATTTACCGCTCTATTTGCCTTTTGCATTTGCAACACAGGGATTCTTTGTCTTCATGCTGATCCAGTTTTTGCGCGGGGTTCCGACCGATATGGAAGAGGCTGCAATGATTGATGGATGTAATTCTTTTCAAGTGCTCTGGCATGTGGTTGTGCCGGTCATTCGTCCGGCAATTATTTCCGTGGCACTGTTCCAGTTTATGTGGTCGGTGAACGACTTTCTTAGCCCACTTATCTACATTTCCAGCGTTGAAAAATACCCCATCGCACTGGCGTTGAAAATGTCCATTGATGTTACGGAAGGCGCAAGGTGGAACGAAATTTTGGCAATGGCTTCCATCGCTATCATTCCTTCAATTCTGGTGTTCTTCATGTCACAGAAATATTTTGTCGAAGGCGTCACCAGCAGTGGTATTAAAGGTTAA
- a CDS encoding oligogalacturonate lyase family protein: MAKGDVINLDFESFVDSDTQVKVTRLTPKNVICHRNYFYQKCFTQDGQKLLFAGDFDTNRNYYLLDLTTQQATQQTEGSGDNTFGGFISSDEQSFFYVKNERNLIKVDFKTLEETLIYTVDEAWKGYGTWVANSDCTKLVGIEIHRDSWQPLTSWEKFAEFYHTNPTCRLIQVDIATGDVKVIHQEDTWLGHPIYRPFDDQTIGFCHEGPHDLVDARMWLVDGDGNHIRKVKSHAPGESCTHEFWIPDGRAMAYVSYLKGQTERVICRVDPQTLINEVVMEMPPCSHLMSNFDGSLMVGDGCDTPPDVNDTDSYNIENDPFLYVLNTRKKTFARLAKHSTSWQVLDGDRQITHPHPSFTPNDHGVLFTSDFEGVPAVYIADLPNELK; the protein is encoded by the coding sequence ATGGCCAAAGGTGATGTAATCAACCTTGATTTTGAAAGCTTCGTCGATTCAGATACGCAAGTCAAGGTGACACGACTGACACCCAAGAATGTGATATGCCATCGCAACTATTTTTATCAGAAATGCTTTACCCAAGACGGACAAAAATTGTTATTTGCCGGAGATTTCGACACCAATCGAAATTACTATTTGCTCGATCTCACCACCCAACAAGCAACACAACAGACCGAAGGCAGCGGCGATAACACCTTCGGTGGGTTTATTTCATCCGATGAGCAAAGCTTCTTCTATGTAAAAAATGAACGCAACTTAATAAAAGTTGATTTCAAGACCCTCGAAGAAACACTAATTTATACGGTTGATGAAGCATGGAAAGGTTACGGCACATGGGTGGCGAATTCAGACTGTACCAAGCTGGTTGGCATCGAAATTCATAGAGATAGCTGGCAACCGCTTACATCATGGGAGAAATTTGCTGAGTTCTATCATACCAATCCGACCTGCCGCCTGATTCAAGTCGATATTGCGACAGGTGATGTCAAAGTCATCCACCAGGAAGATACTTGGCTGGGACATCCGATTTATCGTCCGTTTGATGATCAGACCATCGGGTTCTGTCATGAAGGACCTCATGATCTTGTCGATGCCAGAATGTGGCTGGTTGACGGAGACGGCAATCACATCCGTAAAGTCAAATCTCATGCTCCGGGAGAATCTTGTACTCATGAGTTCTGGATTCCGGACGGTCGTGCGATGGCATACGTTTCCTACCTGAAAGGGCAGACCGAACGAGTTATTTGTCGTGTCGATCCCCAAACATTAATCAATGAAGTCGTGATGGAAATGCCACCGTGTTCTCACTTAATGAGTAACTTTGATGGTTCGCTGATGGTCGGTGACGGATGTGACACCCCACCGGATGTTAACGACACCGATAGCTACAACATCGAGAATGATCCTTTTCTCTATGTTCTCAATACACGCAAGAAAACATTCGCCCGATTAGCAAAACACAGTACCTCTTGGCAAGTGCTCGATGGTGATCGCCAAATCACCCATCCCCACCCTTCATTTACACCCAATGATCATGGGGTGTTGTTTACCAGTGATTTTGAAGGAGTGCCGGCAGTATATATTGCTGATCTACCCAACGAGCTAAAGTAA